The Iamia majanohamensis genome window below encodes:
- a CDS encoding heat shock protein transcriptional repressor HspR, whose protein sequence is MARSARAVYVISVAAELAGVHPQTLRIYERKGLVDPARTPGGSRRYSDDDIDLLRRIGELTDEGLNLAGVQRVLELEAEVRDLRAELARAESDAKRDLAEAERRGRADLVPVSQSIVLYQGRRRARA, encoded by the coding sequence GTGGCTAGGTCCGCCCGCGCCGTCTACGTCATCTCTGTCGCGGCCGAGCTGGCCGGCGTCCACCCGCAGACCCTGCGCATCTACGAGCGCAAGGGCCTGGTCGACCCGGCCCGCACGCCGGGCGGCAGCCGGCGCTACAGCGACGACGACATCGACCTGCTGCGCCGCATCGGCGAGCTGACCGACGAGGGCCTCAACCTGGCCGGCGTCCAGCGGGTGCTGGAGCTGGAGGCCGAGGTGCGCGACCTGCGGGCCGAGCTGGCCCGGGCCGAGTCCGACGCCAAGCGCGACCTGGCCGAGGCCGAGCGCCGGGGCCGGGCCGACCTGGTGCCGGTGTCGCAGTCCATCGTCCTCTACCAGGGCCGGCGCCGAGCCCGGGCCTGA
- a CDS encoding nucleotide exchange factor GrpE, which produces MTDATPDPAPGGVAPAGAVPPEGEVPPEAPVPGGATTSDDAPTVGAPGDPVADAGSLRDADPADLSVEALLDDVERLTTERDEYLDRLRRTQADFENSRKRLGREAEERADQVTGRLVEDLLPVLDACDAAVGHGEEAVEPVFAALLQVLEKNGLERIDPTGDVFDPTRHEAVMHEPAGEGDDPALSVVVDVLRIGYAWKGRVARAAMVKVRG; this is translated from the coding sequence ATGACCGACGCCACCCCCGACCCGGCCCCGGGCGGGGTCGCCCCGGCCGGCGCCGTGCCCCCCGAGGGCGAGGTGCCGCCCGAGGCCCCCGTCCCCGGCGGGGCCACCACCTCCGACGACGCCCCCACCGTGGGCGCGCCGGGCGACCCGGTCGCCGACGCGGGGTCCCTCCGCGACGCAGACCCGGCCGACCTCTCGGTGGAGGCGCTCCTCGACGACGTCGAGCGCCTCACCACCGAGCGCGACGAGTACCTCGACCGGCTGCGCCGCACGCAGGCCGACTTCGAGAACTCGCGCAAGCGCCTCGGCCGGGAGGCCGAGGAGCGGGCCGACCAGGTCACCGGCCGGCTGGTCGAGGACCTCCTGCCCGTGCTCGACGCCTGCGACGCAGCCGTCGGTCACGGCGAGGAGGCGGTGGAGCCCGTCTTCGCCGCACTCCTCCAGGTGCTCGAGAAGAACGGCCTGGAGCGCATCGACCCCACCGGCGACGTGTTCGACCCGACCCGCCACGAGGCCGTCATGCACGAGCCCGCAGGCGAGGGCGACGACCCCGCACTGTCGGTCGTCGTCGACGTGCTGCGCATCGGCTACGCCTGGAAGGGACGGGTGGCGCGCGCCGCCATGGTGAAGGTCAGGGGCTGA
- the dnaK gene encoding molecular chaperone DnaK: MPKAVGIDLGTTNSVVSVLEAGDPLVIPNAEGSRTTPSVVAFSKAGEVLVGEVAKRQAITNPGRTIRSVKRHMGTDWKIDIDGKDYTAQEISARTLMKLKSDAESYLNDTVTQAVITVPAYFNDAERTATKEAGQIAGLEVLRVINEPTAAALAYGLDKGEDEDQTVLVFDLGGGTFDVSVLEIGDSVFEVKSTHGDVNLGGDDWDQAIIDWMVTSFKNAHGIDLSKDPMAEQRLKEAAEKAKIELSSTQTTQINLPYITAGAEGPLHMDETLSRSKFQELTADLLARCKGPFEQAISDAGLSKGDIQHVILVGGSTRMPAVTDLVKEMTGNDPNKGVNPDEVVAVGAAIQAGVLKGDVKDVLLLDVTPLSLGIETKGGVMTRLIERNSTIPTQRSETFTTADDMQSQVEIHVLQGEREMAQYNKTLGKFQLVDLPAAPRGVPQIEVTFDIDADGIVHVSAKDKATNKSQSMTITGQSSLDKDAIDQMVKDAEAHAEEDRRRKEEAEVRNQADTLVYQLEKVLREQGDKVDSSDREPTEAALAELKTALEGSDVDAIKAATEKAMTASQTLTQKVYDATKSENEGAYADAGSGAGATDGGSDDDVVDAEVVDDDEDKA, encoded by the coding sequence ATGCCCAAGGCCGTCGGAATCGACCTCGGCACCACCAACTCGGTCGTCAGCGTCCTCGAGGCCGGCGACCCGCTCGTCATCCCCAACGCCGAGGGCTCGCGCACGACCCCCTCGGTCGTCGCCTTCTCCAAGGCGGGCGAGGTCCTCGTCGGCGAGGTGGCCAAGCGCCAGGCCATCACCAACCCCGGGCGCACCATCCGGTCGGTCAAGCGCCACATGGGCACCGACTGGAAGATCGACATCGACGGCAAGGACTACACGGCCCAGGAGATCTCGGCCCGGACGCTGATGAAGCTGAAGTCCGACGCCGAGTCGTACCTGAACGACACCGTCACCCAGGCCGTCATCACCGTCCCCGCCTACTTCAACGACGCCGAGCGCACCGCCACCAAGGAGGCGGGCCAGATCGCCGGCCTCGAGGTGCTGCGGGTCATCAACGAGCCCACCGCGGCGGCGCTGGCCTACGGCCTCGACAAGGGCGAGGACGAGGACCAGACCGTCCTCGTGTTCGACCTCGGCGGCGGCACCTTCGACGTGTCGGTGCTCGAGATCGGCGACTCGGTCTTCGAGGTCAAGTCCACCCACGGCGACGTGAACCTGGGCGGCGACGACTGGGACCAGGCGATCATCGACTGGATGGTCACCAGCTTCAAGAACGCCCACGGCATCGACCTCTCCAAGGACCCGATGGCCGAGCAGCGGCTCAAGGAGGCGGCGGAGAAGGCCAAGATCGAGCTCTCCTCCACCCAGACCACCCAGATCAACCTGCCCTACATCACCGCCGGCGCCGAGGGCCCGCTCCACATGGACGAGACCCTCAGCCGGTCGAAGTTCCAGGAGCTCACCGCCGACCTCCTCGCCCGGTGCAAGGGCCCGTTCGAGCAGGCCATCAGCGACGCCGGGCTCTCCAAGGGCGACATCCAGCACGTGATCCTCGTGGGCGGCTCCACCCGGATGCCCGCGGTCACCGACCTGGTCAAGGAGATGACCGGCAACGACCCCAACAAGGGCGTGAACCCCGACGAGGTCGTCGCTGTCGGCGCCGCCATCCAGGCCGGCGTGCTGAAGGGCGACGTCAAGGACGTGCTGCTCCTCGACGTGACCCCGCTCTCGCTCGGCATCGAGACCAAGGGCGGCGTCATGACCCGCCTCATCGAGCGCAACTCCACCATCCCCACCCAGCGCAGCGAGACCTTCACCACCGCCGACGACATGCAGTCGCAGGTGGAGATCCACGTCCTCCAGGGCGAGCGCGAGATGGCGCAGTACAACAAGACGCTCGGCAAGTTCCAGCTCGTCGACCTGCCCGCCGCGCCCCGCGGCGTCCCCCAGATCGAGGTCACCTTCGACATCGACGCCGACGGCATCGTCCACGTGTCGGCCAAGGACAAGGCCACCAACAAGAGCCAGTCCATGACCATCACCGGCCAGTCGTCGCTCGACAAGGACGCCATCGACCAGATGGTGAAGGACGCCGAGGCCCACGCCGAGGAGGACCGGAGGCGCAAGGAGGAGGCCGAGGTCCGCAACCAGGCCGACACCCTCGTGTACCAGCTGGAGAAGGTGCTCCGGGAGCAGGGCGACAAGGTCGACTCCTCCGACCGGGAGCCCACCGAGGCCGCCCTCGCGGAGCTGAAGACCGCCCTCGAGGGCTCCGACGTGGACGCCATCAAGGCGGCCACCGAGAAGGCCATGACCGCCAGCCAGACCCTCACCCAGAAGGTCTACGACGCCACCAAGTCCGAGAACGAGGGCGCCTACGCCGATGCCGGCAGCGGCGCCGGGGCCACCGACGGCGGCTCCGACGACGACGTGGTCGACGCCGAGGTCGTCGACGACGACGAGGACAAGGCCTGA
- the gpmA gene encoding 2,3-diphosphoglycerate-dependent phosphoglycerate mutase has protein sequence MSATLVLLRHGQSTWNAENLFTGWWDCPLSELGAAEATESGRLMADAGLALDVVHTSLQTRAIRTAELALAEMGLSWLPVRRHWRLNERHYGDLTGRDKAQTAERYGEDQVFTWRRSYDVPPPPISDDNGHDPNGDRRYAELPPDVLPASECLADVVDRMLPYWFDGIVPDLAAGRTVLVAAHGNSLRALVKHLDGISDDAISGLNIPTGVPLVYELDPTTMRPAEPGDPLARSLGDPEAVARAAAAVAAQAQGG, from the coding sequence ATGTCCGCCACCCTCGTCCTCCTCCGCCACGGCCAGAGCACCTGGAACGCCGAGAACCTCTTCACCGGCTGGTGGGACTGCCCGCTGTCGGAGCTCGGCGCGGCCGAGGCCACCGAGTCCGGGCGGCTGATGGCCGACGCCGGCCTCGCCCTCGACGTCGTCCACACCTCCCTGCAGACCCGGGCCATCCGCACCGCCGAGCTGGCCCTGGCCGAGATGGGCCTGTCGTGGCTGCCGGTGCGGCGCCACTGGCGGCTCAACGAGCGCCACTACGGCGACCTCACCGGCCGGGACAAGGCCCAGACGGCCGAGCGCTACGGCGAGGACCAGGTCTTCACCTGGCGCCGGAGCTACGACGTGCCGCCGCCGCCCATCTCCGACGACAACGGCCACGACCCCAACGGCGACCGCCGCTACGCCGAGCTCCCGCCCGACGTGCTGCCCGCGTCGGAGTGCCTGGCCGACGTGGTCGACCGCATGCTGCCCTACTGGTTCGACGGGATCGTGCCCGACCTGGCCGCGGGGCGGACGGTGCTGGTGGCCGCCCACGGCAACAGCCTCCGGGCGCTGGTGAAGCACCTCGACGGCATCTCCGACGACGCCATCAGCGGGCTCAACATCCCCACCGGCGTGCCCCTCGTCTACGAGCTCGACCCGACCACCATGCGCCCGGCCGAGCCCGGGGACCCGCTGGCCCGCAGCCTGGGCGACCCCGAGGCGGTGGCCCGGGCGGCCGCTGCGGTCGCGGCCCAGGCCCAGGGCGGCTGA
- the dnaJ gene encoding molecular chaperone DnaJ, whose product MAPQREWFEKDYYAVLGVAADAEPKAITKAYRKLARELHPDANPGNAEAEQRFKDVSAAYDVIGDPERRKEYDEVRAMAAQGGGFGPGGFGPGPGGPGGFGPGGATFDAGDLGDIFGNLFGGGGGGRARRGRPSARRPQRGTDLETDLHLSFVDAVDGVTTTVGLLADAVCGTCDGTGAEPGTRPTRCPRCDGQGSVAEDQGPFSFSTPCPQCRGRGSIIEHPCTTCHGTGIERRPRQVKVRIPAGVTDGKRIRVPGRGTPGRDGGPAGDLYVVCRVAPHELFRIKGRDLALTLPITFPEAALGADVSVPTLDGGHVTVRIPEGTPTGRTLRVRGRGVPAKEGTGDLLVTVEVAVPTKLTAAQRKVIEELATLQADQSPRASMEGATP is encoded by the coding sequence GTGGCACCCCAACGGGAGTGGTTCGAGAAGGACTACTACGCCGTCCTCGGCGTCGCCGCGGACGCCGAGCCCAAGGCCATCACCAAGGCGTACCGCAAGCTCGCCCGCGAGCTGCACCCCGACGCCAACCCCGGCAACGCCGAGGCCGAGCAGCGGTTCAAGGACGTCTCCGCGGCCTACGACGTCATCGGCGACCCCGAGCGGCGCAAGGAGTACGACGAGGTCCGGGCCATGGCCGCCCAGGGCGGCGGGTTCGGGCCCGGCGGCTTCGGGCCCGGCCCGGGCGGACCCGGGGGCTTCGGCCCCGGCGGGGCCACCTTCGACGCCGGCGACCTGGGCGACATCTTCGGCAACCTCTTCGGGGGCGGCGGTGGCGGTCGGGCCCGCCGGGGCCGCCCCTCGGCGCGCCGGCCCCAGCGGGGCACCGACCTCGAGACCGACCTCCACCTCTCCTTCGTCGACGCCGTCGACGGGGTCACCACCACCGTGGGCCTGCTGGCCGACGCGGTGTGCGGCACCTGCGACGGCACGGGCGCCGAGCCCGGCACCCGTCCCACCCGCTGCCCCCGCTGCGACGGCCAGGGCAGCGTGGCCGAGGACCAGGGCCCGTTCTCCTTCAGCACGCCGTGCCCCCAGTGCCGGGGGCGGGGCTCGATCATCGAGCACCCCTGCACCACCTGCCACGGCACGGGCATCGAGCGCCGGCCCCGCCAGGTGAAGGTCCGCATCCCCGCCGGGGTCACCGACGGGAAGCGCATCCGGGTCCCCGGTCGGGGCACCCCCGGGCGCGACGGCGGCCCGGCCGGCGACCTCTACGTCGTGTGCCGGGTGGCGCCCCACGAGCTGTTCCGGATCAAGGGGAGGGACCTGGCCCTCACCCTGCCGATCACCTTCCCCGAGGCGGCCCTGGGCGCCGACGTCTCGGTGCCCACCCTCGACGGCGGCCACGTGACGGTGCGCATCCCCGAGGGCACCCCCACCGGCCGCACCCTGCGGGTGCGGGGCCGGGGCGTGCCCGCCAAGGAGGGCACCGGCGACCTCCTCGTCACCGTCGAGGTGGCGGTGCCGACCAAGCTCACCGCCGCCCAGCGCAAGGTCATCGAGGAGCTGGCCACCCTCCAGGCCGACCAGTCCCCCCGGGCCTCCATGGAGGGGGCGACCCCGTGA
- a CDS encoding Na(+)/H(+) antiporter subunit C has product MSIPMAALIGVLFAAGTYLMMHRTMTRIILGFAVLANAVNLLIITAGGPPGSPPVLGEDGVLADPVPQALVLTAIVIGFGIQAFLLALAWRNWTLDGNDEVEDDIADRRLAERAGLEETPEEAVEDVATEVDAGVQRRGDEQPQDEERR; this is encoded by the coding sequence ATGAGCATCCCGATGGCCGCGCTCATCGGCGTGCTCTTCGCCGCCGGCACCTACCTGATGATGCACCGCACCATGACCCGGATCATCCTCGGGTTCGCGGTGCTGGCCAACGCGGTCAACCTGCTGATCATCACCGCCGGGGGCCCGCCCGGGTCGCCGCCGGTGCTGGGCGAGGACGGCGTGCTGGCCGACCCCGTGCCCCAGGCCCTGGTGCTGACCGCCATCGTCATCGGCTTCGGCATCCAGGCCTTCCTGCTCGCCCTGGCCTGGCGCAACTGGACCCTCGACGGCAACGACGAGGTCGAGGACGACATCGCCGACCGCCGCCTGGCCGAGCGGGCCGGGCTCGAGGAGACCCCCGAGGAGGCGGTCGAGGACGTCGCCACCGAGGTCGACGCCGGGGTCCAGCGCCGGGGCGACGAGCAGCCCCAGGACGAGGAGCGGCGCTGA
- a CDS encoding adenylate/guanylate cyclase domain-containing protein, with product MPERVVPSGTMTFLFTDVEGSTRLWAQDPDAMSASLRSHDEVLRTAIEGHDGYVFTTAGDAFCAAFARASDAVAAARAAQDALAARTWPGPPIRVRMGLHMGEAEERGGDYFGPVVNTAARVEAAAHGGQVLMTAPVRAATGDEVTALGSHALKDVPEPVELWQLGTDAFPPLRSVGTRTNLPSPATRLLGRAEDARAVRLLLAEHRLVTLIAVGGSGKTRLAIDVGDAELPRWRDGVWFVDLTAVTDPAGVGAAVAGAIGMEVRASDPLDGIPQYLSGRQMLLILDNCEHVVDACAELAEGVLGAGGETTILATSREWLDVDGERVYHVGPLGTEGQGDPAIALFVDRAVAIEPGFSLDPATADTVSTICRRLDGLPLAIELAASRVAVLSPAMLLEGLDDRFRLLSGGRRRQRRPTLQATIDWSYQLLDPEEQQLFRALGTFAGTFDIAAAAAVAGVPTTLASDLVESLYGRSLVARSPQGDQRFRLLETLKAYAEDRLREEGEGEACRERHVQHFAVLSHVDTLLEADDRLRADRIVADDANLRQASEWLESGERWDELAAFLFGMPTITQGGAPALLPRVRRCLEHVDDPDLVDRLRLAEVFLTMTVADWPGYIEACTALAGSADPHAQGQGSLRLALMIARLSAEEAEGLIDRFVAAHEDDTTGRARAEAACWRCTTAAITDDLEGATRLAEVAIAACDAADHHSSTWAQVHITHGVALWAQGDPTVLEHEFAELSALMANLVRHDPAYLAYTNFVLALVRLAADDTAAGGEAVRRHAVDAASGRLPMLDSDALILLAELARCEGDLDRARELILSTGTGRTSFSILAGHQVAERLGVRDQGRQDFSENLFDPDWLVERPRRALRAELLRRGWSEG from the coding sequence ATGCCGGAGCGGGTGGTCCCCAGCGGCACGATGACGTTCCTGTTCACCGACGTGGAGGGCAGCACCCGGCTGTGGGCGCAGGACCCCGACGCCATGTCGGCCAGCCTGCGCAGCCACGACGAGGTCCTGCGCACCGCGATCGAGGGCCACGACGGCTACGTGTTCACCACCGCCGGCGACGCCTTCTGCGCCGCCTTCGCCCGCGCCTCCGACGCGGTCGCCGCCGCCCGGGCCGCCCAGGACGCCCTGGCCGCCCGCACCTGGCCCGGGCCGCCCATCCGGGTGCGGATGGGCCTCCACATGGGCGAGGCCGAGGAGCGCGGCGGCGACTACTTCGGGCCGGTGGTGAACACCGCGGCCCGGGTGGAGGCGGCCGCCCACGGGGGCCAGGTGCTGATGACCGCGCCGGTGCGCGCCGCCACGGGCGACGAGGTCACCGCGCTGGGGTCCCACGCCCTGAAGGACGTCCCCGAGCCGGTCGAGCTCTGGCAGCTGGGGACCGACGCGTTCCCGCCGCTGCGCTCGGTCGGCACCCGCACCAACCTGCCCAGCCCCGCCACCCGCCTGCTCGGGCGGGCCGAGGACGCCCGGGCCGTGCGCCTGCTGCTCGCCGAGCACCGCCTCGTGACCCTCATCGCCGTCGGGGGCTCGGGCAAGACCCGGCTGGCCATCGACGTCGGCGACGCCGAGCTGCCGCGCTGGCGCGACGGCGTCTGGTTCGTCGACCTGACCGCGGTGACCGACCCGGCCGGCGTCGGGGCGGCTGTCGCCGGCGCCATCGGCATGGAGGTGCGGGCCTCGGACCCCCTCGACGGCATCCCGCAGTACCTGTCCGGGCGGCAGATGCTGCTGATCCTCGACAACTGCGAGCACGTCGTCGACGCCTGCGCCGAGCTGGCCGAGGGCGTGCTCGGCGCCGGTGGGGAGACGACCATCCTGGCCACCAGCCGGGAGTGGCTCGACGTCGACGGCGAGCGGGTGTACCACGTCGGGCCCCTCGGCACCGAGGGGCAGGGCGACCCCGCCATCGCCCTCTTCGTCGACCGGGCGGTGGCCATCGAGCCCGGGTTCTCCCTCGACCCCGCCACCGCCGACACCGTGTCCACCATCTGCCGGCGCCTCGACGGGCTCCCCCTGGCCATCGAGCTGGCCGCCTCCCGCGTCGCCGTGCTGTCGCCGGCGATGCTGCTTGAGGGCCTCGACGACCGCTTCCGCCTGCTGTCGGGCGGGCGGCGGCGCCAGCGCCGACCCACGCTCCAGGCCACCATCGACTGGAGCTACCAGCTCCTCGACCCGGAGGAGCAGCAGCTGTTCCGGGCCCTCGGCACCTTCGCAGGCACCTTCGACATCGCCGCCGCCGCCGCCGTCGCCGGGGTGCCCACGACCCTGGCCTCGGACCTGGTCGAGTCCCTCTACGGCCGCTCGCTGGTGGCCCGCAGCCCCCAGGGCGACCAGCGGTTCCGCCTCCTCGAGACGCTCAAGGCCTACGCCGAGGACCGGCTGCGGGAGGAGGGCGAGGGGGAGGCCTGCCGGGAACGCCACGTCCAGCACTTCGCGGTGCTGTCCCACGTCGACACCCTCCTCGAGGCCGACGACCGCCTCCGGGCCGACCGGATCGTCGCCGACGACGCCAACCTGCGCCAGGCCAGCGAGTGGCTGGAGTCCGGCGAGCGGTGGGACGAGCTGGCGGCGTTCCTGTTCGGCATGCCGACCATCACCCAGGGCGGGGCCCCGGCCCTGCTCCCCCGGGTCCGCCGCTGCCTCGAGCACGTCGACGACCCCGACCTGGTGGACCGGCTGCGGCTGGCCGAGGTGTTCCTCACCATGACCGTGGCCGACTGGCCCGGCTACATCGAGGCCTGCACCGCCCTGGCCGGCTCGGCCGACCCCCACGCCCAGGGCCAGGGGAGCCTGCGCCTGGCGCTGATGATCGCCCGGCTGTCCGCCGAGGAGGCGGAGGGCCTGATCGACCGGTTCGTGGCGGCCCACGAGGACGACACCACCGGACGGGCCCGGGCCGAGGCCGCCTGCTGGCGGTGCACCACCGCGGCGATCACCGACGACCTGGAGGGCGCCACCCGGCTGGCCGAGGTGGCCATCGCCGCCTGCGACGCGGCCGACCACCACTCCTCCACCTGGGCGCAGGTCCACATCACCCACGGCGTCGCCCTGTGGGCCCAGGGCGACCCCACCGTGCTGGAGCACGAGTTCGCCGAGCTGAGCGCCCTGATGGCCAACCTGGTCCGCCACGACCCCGCCTACCTCGCCTACACCAACTTCGTGCTGGCCCTCGTCCGCCTGGCGGCCGACGACACCGCGGCCGGCGGCGAGGCGGTGCGACGCCACGCCGTCGACGCCGCATCGGGCCGCCTGCCGATGCTCGACTCCGACGCCCTGATCCTCCTAGCCGAGCTGGCCCGGTGCGAGGGCGACCTCGACCGGGCCCGGGAGCTCATCCTCTCGACCGGCACCGGCCGCACGTCGTTCAGCATCCTCGCCGGCCACCAGGTCGCCGAGCGCCTCGGCGTGCGCGACCAGGGCCGCCAGGACTTCTCGGAGAACCTGTTCGACCCGGACTGGCTGGTCGAGCGGCCCCGACGGGCGCTGCGGGCCGAGCTCCTCCGCCGGGGATGGAGCGAGGGCTGA
- a CDS encoding Na+/H+ antiporter subunit A produces MLLLVALHILAAAALFAIGARLPRRGVLGLALVVPAVALVWFAAQVPSVLDGAERSSSVTWIQDLGVGFSFRLDGFALLMALIVTGMGTLVLAYSTGYFDGDVPRARLVRFAGGFVGFAGAMLGLVLADDIWTLFIFWEATTITSFLLIGLDDEKAEARAAARQALLVTGAGGLALMGGLVILAQTAGTTSLMELGAADDTTTLVQVGLVLVLIGAITKSAQVPFHFWLPGAMAAPTPVSAYLHSATMVKAGVILVARLAPQFAEVPWWRPTIIAVGGATMLVGGVNALRQHDAKLLLAHGTVSQLGLLIVLFGVGYPEATAAGVAVLLAHALFKAALFLVVGIVDHATGTRDIRLLDGLRDQMPWVAGFAAVATASMVGLPPLLGFVAKEAALAGLEYEHTTTAYVALAAVVLGSVLTTAYSARLWFGLFGRSRQPVAEPATVHHGPGPALVVPVVVLTALTIAGGLFAGPLGHELSVASESLDAAAEAHLTLWAGFKLALYLSVGIVAAGAVVHLALQRSAREVPAARLSGEGAFVRTYDGLQVGARRLTGVVQSGSLPAYLAIIFTVVVAGLAASLVHGAEIGDGGTSWGTPLQAVVAVVSAGLAIAMVVTRRRFVAVLMLGAIGYGMAVLFLQLGAPDLALTQVLIETITLVVFLLVLRHLPEGYSDPPRWAPLGLRLGISIAVGLGVAAFAMAAGSARTDRPVAEEILAQAEPVAHGRNVVNVILVDVRGIDTLGEITVLAVAAAGVANLVRAARRDLDDEDTDPLGPPDAVGTGPERVTGVDTIGARSVIFDMVTRAVFPVVLVVSVYIALRGHNAPGGGFAGGLIAGIAFVMRFLAGGSPPLQRDRSLPTSAFIGIGLLLALGTGLAPMLFGGEFLDQELAYLHLPVIGEVELVSAALFDIGVYVLVLGVVLSVLTHLGAEASRRPRWARQEEVSR; encoded by the coding sequence ATGCTGCTCCTCGTCGCCCTCCACATCCTCGCCGCCGCGGCCCTGTTCGCGATCGGCGCACGGCTCCCTCGTCGAGGGGTCCTCGGGCTCGCCCTGGTCGTGCCGGCCGTGGCCCTGGTGTGGTTCGCCGCCCAGGTCCCCTCCGTGCTCGACGGGGCCGAGCGCTCGTCGTCGGTCACCTGGATCCAGGACCTGGGCGTCGGCTTCTCGTTCCGCCTCGACGGCTTCGCCCTGCTGATGGCGCTCATCGTCACCGGGATGGGCACCCTGGTGCTCGCCTACTCGACGGGCTACTTCGACGGGGACGTGCCCCGGGCCCGGCTGGTGAGGTTCGCCGGGGGCTTCGTGGGCTTCGCCGGGGCCATGCTCGGCCTCGTCCTGGCCGACGACATCTGGACGCTCTTCATCTTCTGGGAGGCGACCACCATCACCTCCTTCCTGCTCATCGGCCTCGACGACGAGAAGGCCGAGGCCCGGGCCGCGGCGCGCCAGGCGCTGCTGGTGACCGGGGCGGGGGGCCTGGCCCTGATGGGCGGGCTGGTGATCCTGGCCCAGACCGCCGGCACCACCTCGCTGATGGAGCTGGGCGCGGCCGACGACACCACCACCCTCGTGCAGGTGGGCCTGGTGCTGGTGCTGATCGGCGCCATCACCAAGTCGGCCCAGGTGCCGTTCCACTTCTGGCTGCCCGGGGCCATGGCCGCCCCCACGCCGGTCAGCGCCTACCTCCACTCCGCCACCATGGTGAAGGCGGGCGTGATCCTCGTCGCCCGCCTGGCGCCGCAGTTCGCCGAGGTGCCGTGGTGGCGGCCGACGATCATCGCCGTCGGCGGGGCCACCATGCTCGTGGGCGGCGTCAACGCCCTGCGCCAGCACGACGCCAAGCTCCTGCTGGCCCACGGCACGGTGTCGCAGCTGGGCCTGCTGATCGTGCTCTTCGGCGTGGGCTACCCGGAGGCGACCGCGGCCGGGGTGGCCGTGCTGCTCGCCCACGCCCTGTTCAAGGCGGCCCTGTTCCTCGTGGTCGGCATCGTCGACCACGCCACCGGCACGCGCGACATCCGCCTGCTCGACGGCCTGCGCGACCAGATGCCGTGGGTCGCGGGGTTCGCCGCGGTGGCCACCGCCTCCATGGTCGGGCTGCCGCCCCTCCTCGGGTTCGTGGCCAAGGAGGCGGCCCTCGCCGGCCTCGAGTACGAGCACACCACCACGGCCTACGTGGCCCTGGCCGCCGTGGTCCTCGGCTCGGTGCTGACCACCGCCTACTCGGCCCGGCTCTGGTTCGGCCTCTTCGGCCGGTCCCGCCAGCCGGTGGCCGAGCCGGCCACGGTGCACCACGGCCCCGGCCCCGCCCTGGTCGTGCCGGTGGTGGTGCTCACCGCCCTCACCATCGCCGGCGGGCTCTTCGCCGGGCCGCTCGGCCACGAGCTCTCGGTGGCCAGCGAGTCCCTCGACGCCGCGGCCGAGGCCCACCTCACCCTGTGGGCCGGGTTCAAGCTCGCCCTCTACCTGTCGGTCGGCATCGTCGCCGCCGGCGCCGTGGTCCACCTCGCCCTCCAGCGCTCCGCCCGCGAGGTGCCGGCCGCGCGCCTCTCCGGCGAGGGGGCCTTCGTGCGCACCTACGACGGCCTGCAGGTCGGGGCCCGGCGCCTCACCGGCGTGGTCCAGAGCGGCTCGCTGCCCGCCTACCTGGCCATCATCTTCACCGTCGTGGTGGCCGGCCTGGCCGCCTCCCTGGTCCACGGGGCCGAGATCGGCGACGGCGGCACGTCGTGGGGCACGCCCCTCCAGGCCGTGGTCGCGGTGGTCTCGGCCGGCCTGGCCATCGCCATGGTCGTCACCCGGCGGCGGTTCGTGGCCGTCCTCATGCTCGGGGCCATCGGCTACGGCATGGCCGTCCTGTTCCTGCAGCTGGGCGCCCCCGACCTGGCCCTCACCCAGGTCCTCATCGAGACCATCACCCTCGTGGTCTTCCTCCTCGTCCTCCGCCACCTCCCCGAGGGCTACTCCGACCCGCCCCGCTGGGCCCCCCTCGGGCTGCGGCTCGGCATCTCGATCGCCGTCGGGCTGGGCGTGGCCGCCTTCGCCATGGCCGCGGGCTCGGCCCGCACCGACCGCCCCGTGGCCGAGGAGATCCTGGCCCAGGCCGAGCCGGTGGCCCACGGGCGCAACGTCGTCAACGTGATCCTCGTCGACGTCCGCGGCATCGACACCCTGGGCGAGATCACGGTGCTGGCGGTGGCCGCGGCCGGCGTGGCCAACCTGGTGCGCGCCGCCCGGCGCGACCTCGACGACGAGGACACCGACCCGCTGGGCCCGCCCGACGCGGTGGGGACGGGCCCGGAACGGGTGACGGGGGTCGACACCATCGGGGCCCGGTCGGTGATCTTCGACATGGTGACCCGGGCCGTGTTCCCCGTGGTGCTGGTGGTGTCGGTCTACATCGCCCTGCGCGGCCACAACGCGCCCGGCGGCGGCTTCGCCGGCGGGCTCATCGCAGGCATCGCCTTCGTCATGCGCTTCCTCGCCGGCGGCTCGCCGCCCCTCCAGCGCGACCGCTCGCTGCCCACCTCGGCCTTCATCGGCATCGGCCTGCTCCTCGCCCTCGGCACCGGGCTCGCGCCCATGCTCTTCGGCGGCGAGTTCCTCGACCAGGAGCTGGCCTACCTGCACCTGCCCGTCATCGGTGAGGTGGAGCTGGTGTCGGCCGCCCTCTTCGACATCGGCGTCTACGTGCTGGTGCTGGGCGTGGTGCTGAGCGTTCTCACCCACCTGGGGGCGGAGGCGTCGCGCCGACCGCGGTGGGCCCGCCAGGAGGAGGTGTCCCGATGA